A genomic segment from Dietzia psychralcaliphila encodes:
- a CDS encoding SDR family NAD(P)-dependent oxidoreductase: MDISGASAIVTGGASGIGAAVVRQLAAQGAKVVVADLNAEKGEALANEVGGVFVAVDVTKTDQNIKAIEAALELGPLRYLVNSAGIGWAQRTIGRDGEFSSAFDIDSFRKVIDINLIGSFDMLRLAATAMSRGEADDDGQKGAIVNMASVAAFDGQIGQAAYSASKGGIVGLTLPVARDLSAAGIRLNTVAPGLIDTPIYGEGPDSEAFKAKLGESVLFPKRLGSGDELASMVMELLTNPYMNAQTVRVDGGIRMPPK; the protein is encoded by the coding sequence ATGGATATCTCCGGAGCAAGTGCAATCGTCACGGGCGGAGCGTCGGGCATCGGCGCGGCCGTCGTCCGTCAACTCGCCGCGCAGGGTGCGAAGGTGGTCGTCGCCGACCTCAACGCCGAGAAGGGCGAGGCCCTCGCGAACGAGGTGGGGGGCGTCTTCGTCGCCGTCGACGTGACCAAGACCGACCAGAACATCAAGGCCATCGAGGCCGCCCTCGAGCTCGGCCCGCTGCGCTACCTGGTCAACTCGGCCGGCATCGGCTGGGCCCAGCGCACGATCGGTCGTGACGGCGAGTTCTCGTCGGCCTTCGACATCGACTCGTTCCGCAAGGTCATCGACATCAACCTCATCGGCTCGTTCGACATGCTGCGACTGGCCGCCACGGCCATGTCCCGTGGCGAGGCCGACGACGACGGCCAGAAGGGCGCGATCGTCAACATGGCCTCCGTCGCCGCGTTCGACGGGCAGATCGGCCAGGCCGCGTACTCCGCGTCCAAGGGCGGCATCGTGGGCCTGACCCTGCCCGTGGCCCGTGATCTCTCGGCCGCAGGCATCCGCCTCAACACCGTGGCCCCCGGTCTCATCGACACCCCGATCTACGGCGAGGGCCCCGACTCGGAGGCGTTCAAGGCCAAGCTGGGCGAGAGCGTCCTGTTCCCCAAGCGTCTCGGCTCGGGCGACGAGCTGGCGTCGATGGTCATGGAGCTGCTCACCAACCCGTACATGAACGCGCAGACCGTGCGCGTCGACGGTGGTATCCGGATGCCACCGAAGTGA